The following are encoded in a window of Myxocyprinus asiaticus isolate MX2 ecotype Aquarium Trade chromosome 17, UBuf_Myxa_2, whole genome shotgun sequence genomic DNA:
- the LOC127454864 gene encoding cilia- and flagella-associated protein 99-like isoform X1, which translates to MNCKELVKEVTRLLDEFQEDKQCIDEFTQEAVKDLKNLSSADQDFIIDTLYGCITHKRFLEVVVNIFYIHYGDILLRVDRNLFIVVCYLAIFCLDDLGMEHFSRIIKSLDASKMHKFLSFFFSANNLTTHIQEEWSHIYDAAIVKSNWITPLIRWCSEIDLLLDQLAKKMGKGSLPKKSSRKSTEPREFDLTKPKVRPLPAPEVIPKQDKPKPVPASTHRSPKEPEILDEIKQSNQKKALEVLNEANSQQFKCANPQKSKKTQNVISQILQSRDGELKFDKLYASGSPATQKTNSLPVRLNTTAILREGALYNRQLEEELKRLEHLSQGASEPSAYLQWQKEMREKDLQEELAELERRRLEGRISHEEAVLARERVLERNHHKAQQTKEETAELMHRYAEKRLQEEKEMRDLVQQVADGHKNSKAAKAKLQQIKQRIVKEVSEQNRELLSQALEDAQAELRRKMELICQIRAFESMPMVRQKLVDDTEPAGHDLLCEMSLAELRERLTLLRESEMCKLEERRQRILEEKQVKEQLLLEQLDNIALRRSLAEQATARSQEEKRLRSELRQAVNKDERVLALQKTLQQKQQEKHKRKTEKNSMKRNELVRPLTVKNSIQKKQQVFEEHHWQELERTLEQQVHGVFHQSSKTK; encoded by the exons ATGAACTGCAAAGAACTCGTAAAGGAAGTCACAAGACTCCTGGATGAGTTTCAAGAAGACAAACAATGTATTGACGAGTTTACACAGGAGGCTGTCAAGGATCTTAAG AATCTTTCCTCTGCTGACCAGGACTTTATTATTGATACTTTGTATGGATGTATCACGCACAAAAGGTTTTTGGAGGTGGTGGTCAACATCTTCTACATTCACTATGGGGATATTTTACTCAGAGTGGACCGAAACCTGTTCATTG ttgTCTGTTATCTTGCAATATTCTGTCTTGATGACCTGGGAATGGAGCATTTTAGCAGAATTATCAAGTCTCTAGACGCCTCAAAAATGCACAAA TTCCTCAGTTTTTTCTTTAGCGCCAACAACCTCACCACCCACATCCAGGAGGAATGGAGTCACATCTATGATGCTGCCATTGTAAAGAGTAACTGGATCACCCCATTGATCAG ATGGTGCAGTGAGATTGATCTATTGTTGGATCAACTTGCCAAAAAAATGGGCAAAGGAAGTCTGCCGAAGAAATCTTCCAGAAAAAGCACAGAACCCAGGGAATTTGATCTGACCAAGCCCAAAGTTCGACCACTCCCTGCTCCTGAAGTCATTCCAAAGCAGGACAAGCCCAAGCCG GTGCCAGCCAGCACTCACAGATCTCCAAAAGAACCAGAGATTCTGGATGAAATAAAACAGAGCAACCAAAAGAAAGCACTA GAAGTCCTAAATGAAGCAAACTCACAGCAGTTCAAATGTGCAAACCCACAGAAGTCTAAGAAAACTCAG AATGTGATATCCCAGATTCTTCAAAGCCGTGATGGAGAACTCAAATTTGACAAGCTTTATGCTTCTGGGAGCCCTGCCACCCAAAAG ACAAACAGCTTACCGGTCAGACTGAACACAACAGCCATCCTGCGCGAGGGAGCTTTGTATAATCGTCAGTTGGAAGAAGAACTGAAAAG ATTAGAGCATTTGTCGCAGGGTGCAAGCGAGCCGTCTGCGTACCTGCAGTGGCAGAAGGAGATGAGAGAGAAGGATCTTCAAGAAGAACTAGCTGAACTGGAGCGCCGGCGACTGGAGGGGCGGATCAGCCATGAAGAGGCAGTGCTCGCACGAGAACGTGTCCTGGAGCGTAACCACCATAAAGCTCAGCAGACTAAGGAGGAG ACTGCGGAGCTCATGCACAGATATGCAGAGAAGCGTCTGCAGGAGGAGAAGGAAATGAGGGATTTGGTGCAGCAAGTGGCTGATGGTCACAAGAACTCCAAAGCCGCCAAAGCTAAGCTACAACAAATCAAACAACGCATAG TTAAGGAGGTCTCAGAGCAGAACAGGGAACTTCTCAGCCAGGCCCTGGAGGATGCCCAAGCAGAGCTCAGGAGGAAGATGGAGCTCATATGTCAGATTCGTGCTTTTGAGTCAATGCCTATGGTCAGACAAAAGCTTGTGGATGATACAGAG CCTGCCGGTCATGACTTGCTGTGTGAGATGTCTCTGGCAGAGCTGCGAGAGCGACTGACACTGTTGAGAGAGTCAGAGATGTGTAAGcttgaggagaggagacagcgaaTCCTGGAGGAGAAACAAGTCAAAGAACAGCTTCTGCTAGAGCAGCTGGACAACATCGCTCTGCGCAGAAGTCTGGCAGAACAGGCCACTGCACGCAG TCAAGAGGAGAAGAGGTTGAGAAGTGAACTGCGGCAGGCGGTCAATAAAGATGAGAGAGTGCTGGCCCTTCAGAAGACCCTACAGCAGAAACAACAGGAAAAACACAAGAGGAAGACTGAAAAGAACAGTATGAAGAGAAATGAGCTGGTGCGTCCACTCACAGTCAAGAACTCCATCCAAAAAAAG CAGCAGGTTTTTGAGGAACACCACTGGCAGGAGCTGGAGAGAACTTTGGAACAACAGGTTCATGGGGTGTTTCATCAGTCATCCAAAACAAAGTAG
- the LOC127454864 gene encoding cilia- and flagella-associated protein 99-like isoform X2 produces MNCKELVKEVTRLLDEFQEDKQCIDEFTQEAVKDLKNLSSADQDFIIDTLYGCITHKRFLEVVVNIFYIHYGDILLRVDRNLFIVVCYLAIFCLDDLGMEHFSRIIKSLDASKMHKFLSFFFSANNLTTHIQEEWSHIYDAAIVKSNWITPLIRWCSEIDLLLDQLAKKMGKGSLPKKSSRKSTEPREFDLTKPKVRPLPAPEVIPKQDKPKPVPASTHRSPKEPEILDEIKQSNQKKALEVLNEANSQQFKCANPQKSKKTQNVISQILQSRDGELKFDKLYASGSPATQKTNSLPVRLNTTAILREGALYNRQLEEELKRLEHLSQGASEPSAYLQWQKEMREKDLQEELAELERRRLEGRISHEEAVLARERVLERNHHKAQQTKEETAELMHRYAEKRLQEEKEMRDLVQQVADGHKNSKAAKAKLQQIKQRIVKEVSEQNRELLSQALEDAQAELRRKMELICQIRAFESMPMVRQKLVDDTEPAGHDLLCEMSLAELRERLTLLRESEMCKLEERRQRILEEKQVKEQLLLEQLDNIALRRSLAEQATARSQEEKRLRSELRQAVNKDERVLALQKTLQQKQQEKHKRKTEKNSMKRNELVRPLTVKNSIQKKQVFEEHHWQELERTLEQQVHGVFHQSSKTK; encoded by the exons ATGAACTGCAAAGAACTCGTAAAGGAAGTCACAAGACTCCTGGATGAGTTTCAAGAAGACAAACAATGTATTGACGAGTTTACACAGGAGGCTGTCAAGGATCTTAAG AATCTTTCCTCTGCTGACCAGGACTTTATTATTGATACTTTGTATGGATGTATCACGCACAAAAGGTTTTTGGAGGTGGTGGTCAACATCTTCTACATTCACTATGGGGATATTTTACTCAGAGTGGACCGAAACCTGTTCATTG ttgTCTGTTATCTTGCAATATTCTGTCTTGATGACCTGGGAATGGAGCATTTTAGCAGAATTATCAAGTCTCTAGACGCCTCAAAAATGCACAAA TTCCTCAGTTTTTTCTTTAGCGCCAACAACCTCACCACCCACATCCAGGAGGAATGGAGTCACATCTATGATGCTGCCATTGTAAAGAGTAACTGGATCACCCCATTGATCAG ATGGTGCAGTGAGATTGATCTATTGTTGGATCAACTTGCCAAAAAAATGGGCAAAGGAAGTCTGCCGAAGAAATCTTCCAGAAAAAGCACAGAACCCAGGGAATTTGATCTGACCAAGCCCAAAGTTCGACCACTCCCTGCTCCTGAAGTCATTCCAAAGCAGGACAAGCCCAAGCCG GTGCCAGCCAGCACTCACAGATCTCCAAAAGAACCAGAGATTCTGGATGAAATAAAACAGAGCAACCAAAAGAAAGCACTA GAAGTCCTAAATGAAGCAAACTCACAGCAGTTCAAATGTGCAAACCCACAGAAGTCTAAGAAAACTCAG AATGTGATATCCCAGATTCTTCAAAGCCGTGATGGAGAACTCAAATTTGACAAGCTTTATGCTTCTGGGAGCCCTGCCACCCAAAAG ACAAACAGCTTACCGGTCAGACTGAACACAACAGCCATCCTGCGCGAGGGAGCTTTGTATAATCGTCAGTTGGAAGAAGAACTGAAAAG ATTAGAGCATTTGTCGCAGGGTGCAAGCGAGCCGTCTGCGTACCTGCAGTGGCAGAAGGAGATGAGAGAGAAGGATCTTCAAGAAGAACTAGCTGAACTGGAGCGCCGGCGACTGGAGGGGCGGATCAGCCATGAAGAGGCAGTGCTCGCACGAGAACGTGTCCTGGAGCGTAACCACCATAAAGCTCAGCAGACTAAGGAGGAG ACTGCGGAGCTCATGCACAGATATGCAGAGAAGCGTCTGCAGGAGGAGAAGGAAATGAGGGATTTGGTGCAGCAAGTGGCTGATGGTCACAAGAACTCCAAAGCCGCCAAAGCTAAGCTACAACAAATCAAACAACGCATAG TTAAGGAGGTCTCAGAGCAGAACAGGGAACTTCTCAGCCAGGCCCTGGAGGATGCCCAAGCAGAGCTCAGGAGGAAGATGGAGCTCATATGTCAGATTCGTGCTTTTGAGTCAATGCCTATGGTCAGACAAAAGCTTGTGGATGATACAGAG CCTGCCGGTCATGACTTGCTGTGTGAGATGTCTCTGGCAGAGCTGCGAGAGCGACTGACACTGTTGAGAGAGTCAGAGATGTGTAAGcttgaggagaggagacagcgaaTCCTGGAGGAGAAACAAGTCAAAGAACAGCTTCTGCTAGAGCAGCTGGACAACATCGCTCTGCGCAGAAGTCTGGCAGAACAGGCCACTGCACGCAG TCAAGAGGAGAAGAGGTTGAGAAGTGAACTGCGGCAGGCGGTCAATAAAGATGAGAGAGTGCTGGCCCTTCAGAAGACCCTACAGCAGAAACAACAGGAAAAACACAAGAGGAAGACTGAAAAGAACAGTATGAAGAGAAATGAGCTGGTGCGTCCACTCACAGTCAAGAACTCCATCCAAAAAAAG CAGGTTTTTGAGGAACACCACTGGCAGGAGCTGGAGAGAACTTTGGAACAACAGGTTCATGGGGTGTTTCATCAGTCATCCAAAACAAAGTAG
- the LOC127454865 gene encoding rhotekin-2-like, which yields MEPPRDIQNCKRNICTRSTISSCSSLAMEIKRKKIRESMFFPNEDCDIKEKLDFEMRMRAGAYKLLVASTKKEQVLDASRSLLTCNARIKAYMSEAQKRKEHQDTRRPSNSQDQIPCKGKVAISGLRIPLFWKDSEHFNSKGSAQRVAVFCLMKIGSEIFDTEMVIADPSVTDICFEGVNIFSEVKPDFELTLELYSCGQEEEEEATFVNTPKKLARKFRSSFGRSSSRKLCPLLDGGDPDTFLQSNPIPQGARYSLLAYTTLGLEHAEGSFQSHSLIILQNVEASSWLPLYGNLCCQLVAQPDCMTQDMMSGYLSQQQSIDGLQRCCKLYCVLKAGWLSCYYSPEEIQAKVEPSLIIPINKDTRIRALDKDHQRSGSRLSLINPGKGDSASHVFNADTPDVLQEWLDALWKHIYDQSQWQHTCNKLMEIEVLSPRKPPLFGMKQAGSVYNDLSIGSPGKFESLTDIIHNKIEETDGRFLIGHEEDRQPPQWAALFEGSRPMVVQKSVLSPGKESNQSVSSPSTSSKKKRRAPPPPSDKLPFIQPTSVLSNQEKENCKGARPRTGRPSLDAKFSAIIQQLQKSHASSRNNAPLARIEHHQHTYTPKKRNESENPEKAFSQDPQAPVPAPRNKLRMSFREKMNPKAW from the exons ATGGAGCCACCGCGGGATATTCAAAATTGTAAACGCAATATATGCACTAGATCTACAATATCTTCATGTTCCTCTCTCgccatggaaataaaaagaaagaaaatcagagaAAGCATGTTTTTTCCAAACGAG GACTGTGACATTAAGGAAAAGCTGGACTTTGAGATGCGAATGAGAGCAGGGGCTTACAAGCTTCTAGTTGCCAGCACTAAGAAAGAGCAGGTGTTAGACGCATCTAGGAGTTTGTTAACCTGCAATGCCCGAATTAAAGCCTATATGAGTGAGGCACAGAAGAGGAAAGAGCACCAGGACACCAGAAG GCCATCAAACTCTCAGGATCAAATTCCTTGTAAGGGGAAGGTTGCCATATCTG GCCTGCGAATTCCATTATTTTGGAAAGATTCAGAACATTTCAACAGCAAAGGGA GTGCACAGAGGGTGGCGGTCTTCTGTTTGATGAAGATTGGCTCAGAGATTTTTGACACCGAAATGGTGATTGCGGACCCATCAGTGACTGATATTTGTTTTGAGGgtgtcaatatttt CTCAGAGGTTAAGCCGGACTTTGAACTAACACTGGAGCTGTATAGCTGTGgacaagaggaggaggaggaggcaaCCTTTGTCAACACTCCAAAAAAACTGGCCAGGAAGTTCCGCTCCTCTTTTGGCAGATCTTCGAGCAGGAAACTCTGCCCTCTTCTGGATGGAGGAGACCCAGACACTTTCCTCCAGTCCAACCCGATTCCACA AGGTGCACGCTACTCATTGTTGGCATACACCACATTGGGTTTAGAGCATGCGGAGGGCTCTTTCCAGTCTCATTCTCTCATAATCCTGCAGAATG TGGAAGCTTCATCATGGCTGCCACTCTATGGAAACCTGTGCTGTCAGCTGGTGGCACAGCCTGACTGTATGACTCAAGATATGATGAGTGGTTACCTGAGCCAACAG CAAAGCATTGATGGTTTGCAGCGTTGCTGTAAGCTTTACTGTGTGCTAAAGGCTGGATGGCTTTCATGCTATTACTCTCCTGAGGAGATTCAGGCTAAAGTGGAGCCCAGTCTCATTATCCCCATAAATAAG GATACCCGTATCCGTGCGCTAGACAAGGACCACCAGAGGTCTGGGTCTAGACTGAGCCTGATAAACCCTGGAAAAGGAGACTCTGCTAGTCATGTCTTTAATGCTGACACACCTGATGTCTTGCAGGAGTGGTTGGACGCCCTCTGGAAGCACATATATGACCAAA GTCAGTGGCAGCATACGTGCAACAAGCTCATGGAAATTGAAGTTCTTTCACCAAGAAAACCCCCACTCTTTGGCATGAAGCAAGCTGGCTCTGTTTATAATGATCTGA GCATTGGATCCCCTGGGAAATTTGAGAGCTTGACTGACATCATTCACAACAAGATTGAGGAAACTGATGGGCGCTTTCTCATTGGTCATGAGGAGGACAGACAGCCTCCTCAATGGGCAGCCCTTTTTGAAGGATCTCGACCAATGGTGGTACAAAAAAGTGTGCTGTCACCAGGTAAAGAAAGCAACCAGTCTGTTTCAAGCCCCTCCACGAGCAGCAAAAAGAAGAGGAGAGCCCCTCCACCCCCTTCTGATAAATTACCATTCATTCAGCCTACCAGCGTCTTATCCAATCAGGAGAAAGAGAACTGTAAGGGGGCAAGGCCTCGGACAGGGCGCCCGTCACTGGATGCTAAATTCTCTGCCATCATTCAGCAGCTTCAGAAAAGCCACGCGTCTTCTCGTAACAACGCACCTCTTGCACGAATCGAACACCACCAGCACACTTACACTCCCAAAAAGAGGAATGAGTCAGAAAATCCTGAGAAAGCATTCAGTCAGGATCCTCAGGCACCTGTTCCTGcccccaggaacaaactgaggatGTCATTCAGAGAGAAGATGAACCCCAAAGCTTGGTGA